The Halobacterium hubeiense genome contains the following window.
TGAGGAGGCCGGCGCGTCGGTCGTCCACGTCCACGCGCGGAAGCCCAACGGCGAGCGCTCGTTCGCCACCGAGGACTTCCAGGCCATCGACGACGAAATCCGGGCGCGAGCGGACGACGTCATCATCCAGCACTCGACGGGCGGCACGGGCGCGCCCGACGACCTGCGCCACGAGCCGCTGCGGACCGACCCCGCGCCGGAGATGGCGAGCCTCGACATGGGGCCGCTGAACCGCTACGACCACCTCACCAGCGAGAACACCCGCGGGCTCGTGGACTCGCTGTACGACGAGATGGAATCCCGGGGCATCAAGCCCGAACTGGAGGTGTTCAACGACGGCCACCTCAACGAGGTCCACGGCCTGCTGGAGCGCCGCGACCTCGCCGACCCCGTCTACGCAACCCTGATTTTCGGGCCGGGCACACTCACCCGGCCGCGCCCCCGGAACTTCCTGAATTTAATCTCAAATCTCCCCGAGGGCGCGACGTTCAACACGCTCGGGTTCGGCCCGCACCAGCTCCCGTTCGCCACGATGGGAATCATGTTCGGCGGGCACGTCCGCGTCGGCCTCGAAGACAACGTCTACTACGAGCGGGGCGAGCTCGCAGAGAGCAACGCCCAGCTCGTCGAGCGCGTGGTCGGCGTCGCGGAGACGCTCGGCCGCCCGGTCGCGTCGCCGGCCGAAGCCCGCGACATACTGGGACTCTCAGACGGCTACGCCTAAGGCCCGGGACCGCCACGGTCCAGGTATGACGACTTCCGAGACCGCGCGCCACGTCGTCCGCCGCGCGGGCGACGTCGAGTACGAGACCGTGGACGCCGCCGAGGGTATGCGGAAGGGCGTGCTGCTGGACGACTCAGACGGCGCGCCGCACTTCGCGATGCGGCGGTTCGTCCTCGAACCCGGCGCGAGCGTCCCCGAGCACACCAACGAGGTCGAGCACGAGCAGTACGTGCTCGAAGGCGAGTACACGGTCGGCATCGACGGCGAGACCTACGAGGTGAGCGCCGGCGACAGTCTCCTCATCCCCGCGGGCGCCATCCACTGGTACGACAACCCCGGTGACAAGGAAGGCGCATTCGTCTGTGTCGTCCCGAACGGCGACGACACCATCGACCTCGTGGAGTAGCGCTCAGAGCGGGAAGTCGCCCGCTACGAGGCGGTCGACGAGTT
Protein-coding sequences here:
- a CDS encoding BKACE family enzyme; translated protein: MSYEQFLADEPVIVTAALTGGVHGKEANPNVPETPEEIGEAAAAAEEAGASVVHVHARKPNGERSFATEDFQAIDDEIRARADDVIIQHSTGGTGAPDDLRHEPLRTDPAPEMASLDMGPLNRYDHLTSENTRGLVDSLYDEMESRGIKPELEVFNDGHLNEVHGLLERRDLADPVYATLIFGPGTLTRPRPRNFLNLISNLPEGATFNTLGFGPHQLPFATMGIMFGGHVRVGLEDNVYYERGELAESNAQLVERVVGVAETLGRPVASPAEARDILGLSDGYA
- a CDS encoding cupin domain-containing protein, giving the protein MTTSETARHVVRRAGDVEYETVDAAEGMRKGVLLDDSDGAPHFAMRRFVLEPGASVPEHTNEVEHEQYVLEGEYTVGIDGETYEVSAGDSLLIPAGAIHWYDNPGDKEGAFVCVVPNGDDTIDLVE